A window from Gopherus evgoodei ecotype Sinaloan lineage chromosome 24, rGopEvg1_v1.p, whole genome shotgun sequence encodes these proteins:
- the LOC115639534 gene encoding phosphatidylinositol 4-phosphate 5-kinase type-1 alpha isoform X3, whose translation MTPFLPLRGEQSGWKTSWKSQSLSSHFGSATFKKSYTSEMSGSSGQPGSQTIKKGHRGVDSTGETTYKKTTSSALKGAIQLGITHTVGSLSTKPERDVLMQDFYVVESIFFPSEGSNLTPAHHYNDFRFKTYAPVAFRYFRELFGIRPDDYLYSLCSEPLIELSNSGASGSLFYVSSDDEFIIKTVQHKEAEFLQKLLPGYYMNLNQNPRTLLPKFYGLYCVQAGGKNIRIVVMNNLLPRSVKMHLKYDLKGSTYKRRASQKEREKVFPTYKDLDFMQDIPDGLFLDSDMYNALCKTLQRDCLVLQSFKIMDYSLLVAVHNIDQALRERAIMDGTSQSDTRRPATQKALYSTAMESIRGEARRGGTIETDDQMGGIPARNSKGERLLLYIGIIDVLQSYRFVKKLEHSWKALVHDGDTVSVHRPSFYAERFQRFMCNTAFKKIPLKLSPSKKSRSGTTVPRRPGQGGAPYQSHSSCETKAQVTAEADVEQGSHLGRPDLLPRTPPVDEANSDSMATTLSTSSMGSGGLNSPANSGSAGPSVTERSSELTEHFEDVQETEISF comes from the exons ATGACACCTTTCTTGCCTTTAAGGGGAGAACAGAGTGGGTGGAAAACAAGTTGGAAAAGCCAGTCACTGTCCTCTCACTTTG GATCAGCAACCTTCAAAAAATCATACACTTCAGAG ATGTCTGGTTCTTCTGGACAGCCTGGCtcacaaacaataaaaaaaggtcatagaggagtAGATTCCACTGGTGAGACGACATATAAAAAG acTACATCATCGGCCTTGAAAGGTGCCATTCAGCTGGGCATCACCCACACAGTTGGAAGCTTGAGCACCAAACCGGAGCGAGATGTTCTCATGCAAGACTTCTATGTAGTAGAAAGTATCTTCTTCCCAAG tgaAGGGAGTAACCTGACCCCAGCTCATCACTACAATGACTTCCGGTTTAAAACCTATGCTCCTGTAGCATTTCGCTACTTCCGTGAACTGTTTGGAATACGGCCAGATGACTATCTG TACTCGCTCTGCAGTGAACCGCTCATTGAGCTCTCCAACTCTGGGGCTAGTGGTTCCCTCTTCTACGTATCCAGTGATGACGAGTTCATCATTAAAACCGTTCAGCACAAAGAAGCAGAGTTCTTGCAAAAGCTGCTGCCGGGTTACTATATG AACTTGAATCAGAATCCTCGGACATTGCTGCCTAAGTTCTATGGGCTGTACTGCGTGCAGGCTGGAGGGAAGAACATCCGCATCGTAGTGATGAACAACCTGCTTCCCCGCTCTGTGAAAATGCACCTCAAGTATGACTTGAAAGGCTCCACCTATAAACGTCGAGCATCCCAGAAGGAGCGGGAGAAGGTCTTCCCGACATACAAAGACCTGGATTTTATGCAGGACATCCCCGATGGCCTGTTCCTAGACTCTGATATGTACAATGCCTTATGCAAAACACTACAGAGAGATTGTTTG GTTCTGCAGAGTTTTAAAATCATGGATTATAGTTTGCTTGTGGCTGTCCATAACATTGATCAGGCACTGAGAGAGCGTGCGATAATGGATGGGACGTCCCAGTCGGACACGCGAAGGCCAGCTACCCAGAAAGCTCTCTACTCCACTGCTATGGAGTCTATCCGAGGAGAGGCCCGGCGAGGCGGCACCATAGAGACTGACGACCA AATGGGAGGCATTCCAGCCCGGAATTCAAAGGGAGAAAGGCTGCTTTTATATATTGGTATCATCGATGTGCTACAGTCGTACAG ATTCGTTAAGAAGTTGGAGCACTCATGGAAAGCTTTGGTACATGACGGG GACACTGTGTCTGTGCATAGGCCCAGCTTCTATGCAGAAAGGTTTCAACGATTCATGTGCAACACTGCATTCAAGAAAATACCAT TAAAACTTTCTCCTTCTAAAAAGAGCCGGTCTGGCACAACTGTTCCTCGGAGGCCGGGTCAGGGTGGAGCCCCTTACCAATCGCATTCATCGTGTGAAACTAAAGCGCAAGTAACAGCAGAAGCAGATGTGGAGCAAG GTTCCCATCTTGGTCGCCCCGATCTCCTTCCCAGAACTCCTCCAGTAGATGAAGCTAACAGTGATTCCATGGCAACAACCTTGTCCACTTCTTCGATGGGCAGTGGAGGCCTTAACTCTCCAGCCAACAG